In Drosophila subpulchrella strain 33 F10 #4 breed RU33 chromosome 3R, RU_Dsub_v1.1 Primary Assembly, whole genome shotgun sequence, the following are encoded in one genomic region:
- the LOC119563422 gene encoding translation initiation factor IF-2, mitochondrial isoform X1 gives MFRVVNISRLAHTLHSCRAVTHWEEASTTLRGFHVNAARLKRRKTAEEKKSPRIIEYSPKKAQTTGGGASDIWRHMSVAQLAKELERPLDDVQEAMLYVKGADNIEPAFKLADLKIIQEIAKKLGAKTRVVATPEVTSEDDQKERDVAPRPPAPPELLQPRPPVVTVMGHVDHGKTTLLDSLRGADVAAGEAGGITQHIGAFTVTLENGERVTFLDTPGHAAFSAMRARGAVATDIIVLVVAAEDGVMAQTREVIQLAKETQVPIIVALNKIDKPEANIEKSKQELAQMGLALEEHGGDVQVIPISALKGTNLQLLAEAVSTQATLMGLKSDPTGLVEGIVVESKTDPRRGKLSTAIVSRGTLRKGSVLLSGLAHAKVRGLFDHNGQPLSEAPPGTPVEILGWRELPLAGDLILEVETEKKAHAVLKYREHEDQKEKIESSSDEIRKKEEEHQAKYRAEREARRLAGRFRMRGGQRVKQVDDNEGKPRVSVIIKGDVHGSVEAILDVLETYNSNESCRLDIVHYGVGNVTEGDLELAKAFDAIIYAFAVESPQVKAAKEVNIRSYNIIYRLIDDLKEQLSSKLPPVEVEEVLGEANVLQNFLINEGRKEVPVAGCRCTKGVLKKAQKFRLLRDGEVVYNGPLESMRHLKNEVDTIKKDVECGLRFKDTKVLPQAGDILQCYTTNMEAQQTDWDPGF, from the exons ATGTTTCGGGTAGTGAATATAAGTCGACTGGCCCATACCCTGCACTCCTGCCGAGCAGTCACACATTGGGAAGAGGCCTCAACGACGCTACGGGGGTTCCATGTGAACGCCGCACGCCTGAAACGCCGGAAAACAGCAGAGGAGAAG AAATctcccagaattatagagtaCTCCCCCAAAAAGGCGCAAACGACAGGCGGCGGAGCCTCCGATATCTGGAGGCACATGAGCGTGGCCCAATTGGCCAAGGAACTGGAAAGACCACTGG ATGATGTCCAGGAGGCCATGCTGTATGTCAAGGGCGCCGACAACATTGAACCCGCCTTTAAGCTGGCAGATCTCAAGATTATCCAGGAAATAGCCAAGAAACTTGGCGCCAAAACTCGAGTGGTGGCCACACCCGAAGTAACAAGTGAGGATGACCAGAAGGAGCGCGATGTGGCACCCAGACCTCCTGCTCCTCCAGAGCTCTTGCAACCACGTCCACCCGTAGTCACCGTAATGGGTCACGTGGATCATGGCAAGACCACGTTGCTGGATTCCCTCAGAGGTGCTGATGTGGCCGCAGGCGAGGCTGGTGGTATTACCCAGCACATAGGCGCCTTTACAGTCACCTTGGAAAACGGAGAACGGGTCACCTTTCTGGACACACCAGGACATGCTGCCTTTAGTGCGATGAGAGCTCGAGGAGCTGTGGCCACGGACATCATTGTCCTCGTGGTGGCCGCCGAAGATGGCGTCATGGCACAAACACGTGAGGTCATTCAGCTGGCCAAGGAGACTCAAGTTCCCATCATCGTAGCGCTCAACAAGATCGATAAGCCAGAGGCTAATATT GAAAAGAGCAAGCAAGAACTAGCGCAAATGGGGCTTGCCCTCGAGGAACACGGTGGGGATGTCCAAGTGATACCAATCTCTGCCCTCAAGGGCACTAACCTGCAACTTCTGGCCGAGGCCGTCAGCACACAGGCCACCCTCATGGGACTGAAATCGGATCCCACAGGTCTGGTAGAGGGAATAGTAGTGGAATCGAAAACCGATCCCCGGCGTGGCAAGCTCTCCACGGCCATTGTTTCGCGTGGAACTCTTCGTAAAGGCTCCGTACTGCTAAGTGGCTTAGCTCATGCCAAAGTGCGAGGTCTCTTCGATCACAATGGCCAGCCTTTGAGTGAAGCTCCGCCAGGCACTCCCGTTGAAATTCTAGGCTGGCGTGAGCTGCCCCTTGCTGGTGATCTCATACTCGAGGTGGAAACAGAG AAAAAAGCGCATGCTGTTCTGAAGTATCGTGAGCACGAGGACCAAAAGGAAAAGATCGAGTCCAGCAGCGATGAGATCCGCAAAAaggaggaggagcaccagGCCAAGTACCGGGCGGAGCGTGAGGCTCGCCGGTTGGCTGGACGCTTTCGGATGCGCGGTGGCCAACGGGTCAAGCAGGTGGATGACAACGAGGGCAAGCCAAGAGTCAGTGTCATTATCAAGGGCGATGTGCATGGCTCTGTGGAGGCCATTCTGGATGTGTTGGAGACCTATAATAGCAACGAAAGCTGCCGCCTGGACATAGTGCACTATGGCGTGGGCAACGTGACCGAGGGGGATCTTGAGCTGGCCAAAGCTTTTGATGCCATTATCTATGCATTTGCAGTAGAGTCACCTCAGGTGAAAGCTGCCAAAGAAGTGAACATTCGCAGCTACAACATAATCTACCGGCTAATCGACGACCTAAAGGAGCAGCTGAGCAGCAAGTTGCCCCCAGTGGAAGTGGAGGAGGTTTTGGGAGAGGCCAATGTCCTGCAAAACTTCCTCATCAATGAGGGCCGTAAGGAGGTTCCCGTGGCGGGCTGTCGCTGCACCAAGGGAGTGCTAAAGAAGGCCCAAAAGTTCCGCCTGCTGCGTGACGGAGAAGTTGTCTACAACGGACCACTGGAGTCCATGCGACATCTGAAAAACGAGGTGGATACCATAAAGAAAGATGTAGAGTGCGGCTTACGTTTCAAAGACACCAAGGTGCTGCCACAAGCCGGCGATATACTGCAGTGCTATACCACGAACATGGAGGCCCAGCAAACGGACTGGGATCCAGGTTTCTAG
- the LOC119563422 gene encoding translation initiation factor IF-2, mitochondrial isoform X2, whose translation MSVAQLAKELERPLDDVQEAMLYVKGADNIEPAFKLADLKIIQEIAKKLGAKTRVVATPEVTSEDDQKERDVAPRPPAPPELLQPRPPVVTVMGHVDHGKTTLLDSLRGADVAAGEAGGITQHIGAFTVTLENGERVTFLDTPGHAAFSAMRARGAVATDIIVLVVAAEDGVMAQTREVIQLAKETQVPIIVALNKIDKPEANIEKSKQELAQMGLALEEHGGDVQVIPISALKGTNLQLLAEAVSTQATLMGLKSDPTGLVEGIVVESKTDPRRGKLSTAIVSRGTLRKGSVLLSGLAHAKVRGLFDHNGQPLSEAPPGTPVEILGWRELPLAGDLILEVETEKKAHAVLKYREHEDQKEKIESSSDEIRKKEEEHQAKYRAEREARRLAGRFRMRGGQRVKQVDDNEGKPRVSVIIKGDVHGSVEAILDVLETYNSNESCRLDIVHYGVGNVTEGDLELAKAFDAIIYAFAVESPQVKAAKEVNIRSYNIIYRLIDDLKEQLSSKLPPVEVEEVLGEANVLQNFLINEGRKEVPVAGCRCTKGVLKKAQKFRLLRDGEVVYNGPLESMRHLKNEVDTIKKDVECGLRFKDTKVLPQAGDILQCYTTNMEAQQTDWDPGF comes from the exons ATGAGCGTGGCCCAATTGGCCAAGGAACTGGAAAGACCACTGG ATGATGTCCAGGAGGCCATGCTGTATGTCAAGGGCGCCGACAACATTGAACCCGCCTTTAAGCTGGCAGATCTCAAGATTATCCAGGAAATAGCCAAGAAACTTGGCGCCAAAACTCGAGTGGTGGCCACACCCGAAGTAACAAGTGAGGATGACCAGAAGGAGCGCGATGTGGCACCCAGACCTCCTGCTCCTCCAGAGCTCTTGCAACCACGTCCACCCGTAGTCACCGTAATGGGTCACGTGGATCATGGCAAGACCACGTTGCTGGATTCCCTCAGAGGTGCTGATGTGGCCGCAGGCGAGGCTGGTGGTATTACCCAGCACATAGGCGCCTTTACAGTCACCTTGGAAAACGGAGAACGGGTCACCTTTCTGGACACACCAGGACATGCTGCCTTTAGTGCGATGAGAGCTCGAGGAGCTGTGGCCACGGACATCATTGTCCTCGTGGTGGCCGCCGAAGATGGCGTCATGGCACAAACACGTGAGGTCATTCAGCTGGCCAAGGAGACTCAAGTTCCCATCATCGTAGCGCTCAACAAGATCGATAAGCCAGAGGCTAATATT GAAAAGAGCAAGCAAGAACTAGCGCAAATGGGGCTTGCCCTCGAGGAACACGGTGGGGATGTCCAAGTGATACCAATCTCTGCCCTCAAGGGCACTAACCTGCAACTTCTGGCCGAGGCCGTCAGCACACAGGCCACCCTCATGGGACTGAAATCGGATCCCACAGGTCTGGTAGAGGGAATAGTAGTGGAATCGAAAACCGATCCCCGGCGTGGCAAGCTCTCCACGGCCATTGTTTCGCGTGGAACTCTTCGTAAAGGCTCCGTACTGCTAAGTGGCTTAGCTCATGCCAAAGTGCGAGGTCTCTTCGATCACAATGGCCAGCCTTTGAGTGAAGCTCCGCCAGGCACTCCCGTTGAAATTCTAGGCTGGCGTGAGCTGCCCCTTGCTGGTGATCTCATACTCGAGGTGGAAACAGAG AAAAAAGCGCATGCTGTTCTGAAGTATCGTGAGCACGAGGACCAAAAGGAAAAGATCGAGTCCAGCAGCGATGAGATCCGCAAAAaggaggaggagcaccagGCCAAGTACCGGGCGGAGCGTGAGGCTCGCCGGTTGGCTGGACGCTTTCGGATGCGCGGTGGCCAACGGGTCAAGCAGGTGGATGACAACGAGGGCAAGCCAAGAGTCAGTGTCATTATCAAGGGCGATGTGCATGGCTCTGTGGAGGCCATTCTGGATGTGTTGGAGACCTATAATAGCAACGAAAGCTGCCGCCTGGACATAGTGCACTATGGCGTGGGCAACGTGACCGAGGGGGATCTTGAGCTGGCCAAAGCTTTTGATGCCATTATCTATGCATTTGCAGTAGAGTCACCTCAGGTGAAAGCTGCCAAAGAAGTGAACATTCGCAGCTACAACATAATCTACCGGCTAATCGACGACCTAAAGGAGCAGCTGAGCAGCAAGTTGCCCCCAGTGGAAGTGGAGGAGGTTTTGGGAGAGGCCAATGTCCTGCAAAACTTCCTCATCAATGAGGGCCGTAAGGAGGTTCCCGTGGCGGGCTGTCGCTGCACCAAGGGAGTGCTAAAGAAGGCCCAAAAGTTCCGCCTGCTGCGTGACGGAGAAGTTGTCTACAACGGACCACTGGAGTCCATGCGACATCTGAAAAACGAGGTGGATACCATAAAGAAAGATGTAGAGTGCGGCTTACGTTTCAAAGACACCAAGGTGCTGCCACAAGCCGGCGATATACTGCAGTGCTATACCACGAACATGGAGGCCCAGCAAACGGACTGGGATCCAGGTTTCTAG